The following are encoded together in the Thiobacillus sp. SCUT-2 genome:
- the mrdA gene encoding penicillin-binding protein 2, with protein sequence MPLATPLKNLDRELARFHGRLKAGAVFVVLLAAALLGRGYYLQVTQHDYYIQRAESNRISLVPTAPNRGLILDRKGRILAENYSAYTLELTRTRASDLEATLAEVGKLIEITPGELRRFRRLLAESHEFETVPLKSKLTDEEVAILAANHYRLPGAQVKARLFRNYRAGPGMAHVVGFIGRINDRDLKALRASGREENYRGTVHIGKTGLEQSYEAVLHGRTGFDQMETDASGRAVRMLSRIPPVPGKDLRLYLDAGLQAVAEHAFGDYTGGLVALDPNTGGVLAMVSKPGFDPNLFVDGIDPETWKTLNESPERPMVNRVLRGIYPPGSTIKPFMGLAGLETGVRTPSDSIVDPGYFMLPNSSHQYRDWKRGGHGIVDLRRAIAQSCDTYFYKLAVDLGIDRMHDFLEKFSFGEKTGIDLDGESPGLLPSREWKERRWKKIWYPGETVIAGIGQGYHLTTPLQLATATAMIANGGKRIEPRLVEAMRDPLTHVWQPLAPVVRDQVPIKPEDLAVVRQGMVDVVHPGGTASVAGAGAPYTMAGKTGTAQVVGIKQGARYDASRLARQYRDHALFIAYAPAENPRIAIAVLVENGGHGGSTAAPIARAVFDYYLTGKLPGSMKAEGNDASD encoded by the coding sequence ATGCCGCTCGCGACGCCGCTGAAGAATCTCGATCGCGAACTGGCCCGCTTTCACGGCCGACTGAAAGCAGGGGCGGTCTTCGTGGTGCTGCTGGCGGCTGCGCTGCTGGGGCGCGGCTATTACCTGCAGGTCACGCAGCACGATTACTACATTCAGCGCGCGGAATCGAACCGCATTTCGCTGGTGCCCACGGCGCCCAACCGCGGCCTCATCCTGGACCGCAAGGGGCGCATCCTGGCGGAGAACTATTCCGCCTACACGCTGGAACTGACGCGCACGCGCGCGAGCGACCTCGAGGCGACGCTGGCCGAGGTCGGCAAGCTGATCGAGATCACGCCCGGCGAGCTGCGGCGTTTCCGGCGGCTGCTCGCCGAATCCCACGAGTTCGAGACCGTTCCGCTGAAGAGCAAGCTGACCGACGAGGAGGTCGCGATTCTGGCGGCCAATCACTACCGCCTGCCGGGCGCGCAGGTGAAGGCGCGGCTGTTCCGCAACTACCGGGCCGGCCCCGGCATGGCGCACGTGGTCGGCTTCATCGGGCGGATCAACGACCGCGACCTCAAGGCGCTGCGCGCGTCCGGTCGCGAGGAGAACTACCGCGGCACGGTTCACATCGGCAAGACCGGGCTCGAGCAGAGCTACGAGGCGGTGCTGCACGGGCGCACCGGCTTCGACCAGATGGAGACCGACGCGAGCGGCCGCGCGGTGCGCATGCTGTCGCGGATTCCGCCGGTGCCGGGCAAGGACCTGCGGCTGTATCTCGACGCCGGGTTGCAGGCCGTCGCCGAACACGCCTTTGGCGACTACACGGGCGGCCTGGTCGCGCTCGACCCCAACACCGGCGGCGTGCTGGCGATGGTGAGCAAGCCGGGCTTCGACCCCAATCTGTTCGTCGACGGCATCGATCCGGAGACCTGGAAGACGCTCAACGAGTCGCCCGAGCGCCCCATGGTCAATCGCGTCCTGCGCGGCATCTATCCGCCGGGCTCGACGATCAAGCCGTTCATGGGCCTGGCCGGGCTCGAGACGGGCGTGCGCACGCCGAGCGACAGCATCGTCGACCCCGGCTATTTCATGCTGCCGAACAGCAGCCACCAGTACCGCGACTGGAAGCGCGGCGGCCACGGCATCGTCGACCTGCGGCGGGCGATCGCGCAGTCCTGCGACACCTATTTCTACAAGCTGGCGGTCGACCTCGGGATCGACCGCATGCACGACTTCCTGGAGAAATTCAGCTTTGGCGAGAAGACCGGCATCGACCTCGACGGCGAATCGCCCGGCCTGCTGCCGTCGCGCGAATGGAAGGAACGCCGCTGGAAGAAGATCTGGTACCCGGGGGAGACCGTGATCGCCGGCATCGGCCAGGGCTATCACCTGACCACGCCGCTGCAGCTGGCGACCGCGACGGCGATGATCGCCAACGGCGGCAAGCGGATCGAGCCGCGCCTGGTGGAGGCGATGCGCGACCCGCTCACCCACGTCTGGCAGCCGCTGGCGCCGGTGGTGCGCGACCAGGTGCCGATCAAGCCGGAGGACCTGGCCGTCGTGCGGCAGGGGATGGTGGACGTGGTCCACCCCGGCGGGACGGCGTCGGTCGCCGGCGCCGGGGCGCCCTACACGATGGCCGGCAAGACCGGCACGGCACAGGTGGTCGGCATCAAGCAGGGGGCGCGCTACGACGCCAGCCGCCTCGCCCGGCAATACCGCGACCATGCGCTGTTCATCGCCTACGCGCCGGCCGAGAATCCCAGGATCGCGATCGCGGTGCTGGTCGAGAACGGCGGGCATGGCGGCTCGACCGCGGCGCCGATCGCGCGCGCGGTGTTCGACTACTACCTGACCGGGAAGCTTCCCGGCAGCATGAAGGCGGAGGGGAACGATGCCTCGGACTAG
- the mreC gene encoding rod shape-determining protein MreC: MPGQLMFARRLGPTARLAIWLLIGLSCVVIDARYHALDTLRSGLSLFLQPVREVLRVPGDLAGEIGGFFVRHRTLQRERDALLAERARLLVGVNEGRELARENAELRALLQLQQRPGQKVVHAAFLFQGHDWFAQRVTLDEGGSAGVRSGLPVVDAYGLVGQVTRVYPGSSEATLVSSPEQLTPVFVERTGQRGLAAGTGHGQMELRYMPAQTDIRAGDRLLTSGIDRVYPAGIPVAAVRRVSRSQSSPYLRVECQPLAGLDRARGVLVLMAEPQERPR, encoded by the coding sequence ATGCCAGGCCAGCTCATGTTCGCCCGCCGGCTGGGGCCGACGGCACGCCTGGCCATCTGGCTCCTGATCGGCTTGTCCTGCGTCGTGATCGATGCCCGCTACCACGCGCTCGACACCCTGCGCAGCGGGCTGTCCCTCTTCCTGCAGCCGGTGCGCGAGGTGCTGCGCGTTCCCGGCGACCTCGCCGGCGAAATCGGCGGCTTCTTCGTTCGCCACCGCACCCTGCAGCGCGAGCGCGATGCCCTGCTGGCCGAGCGGGCCCGCCTGCTCGTCGGCGTGAACGAGGGGCGGGAACTCGCGCGGGAAAATGCCGAACTGCGGGCGCTGCTGCAGCTGCAGCAGCGCCCGGGCCAGAAGGTGGTGCACGCCGCCTTCCTGTTCCAGGGCCATGACTGGTTCGCCCAGCGCGTCACGCTCGACGAGGGCGGCAGCGCGGGGGTACGCAGCGGCCTGCCCGTGGTCGATGCCTATGGCCTCGTCGGGCAGGTGACCCGGGTCTATCCGGGGTCGAGCGAGGCGACGCTGGTGAGCAGCCCGGAGCAATTGACCCCGGTGTTCGTCGAACGCACCGGCCAGCGCGGCCTGGCCGCCGGGACCGGGCACGGCCAGATGGAGTTGCGCTACATGCCGGCGCAGACGGATATCCGTGCGGGGGATCGCCTGCTCACCTCGGGCATCGACCGCGTCTACCCGGCGGGGATCCCGGTCGCCGCCGTGCGGCGGGTGTCGCGCTCGCAGTCCAGCCCCTACCTGCGCGTGGAGTGCCAGCCGCTCGCCGGCCTCGATCGTGCACGCGGCGTGCTGGTGCTGATGGCGGAACCGCAGGAGCGTCCGCGATGA
- the mreD gene encoding rod shape-determining protein MreD: MNDSLQHAGGWRRILGTLALAVLIEQMPWSGWGLVARPDFLLVAVLFWALHQPARVGFATAFLLGLLTDFQDGPVFGQHAIAYVMAAYLVQFLRLRLLQFEPLRQAAQMFPILLGAQLVVLLVGWLAVNPPAGLDILIPVPASTLLWYLVALFGRIWHGKGAPHRA; this comes from the coding sequence ATGAACGATTCCCTGCAGCACGCCGGCGGCTGGCGCCGCATCCTCGGCACCCTGGCGCTGGCCGTCTTGATCGAACAGATGCCGTGGTCGGGCTGGGGGCTCGTCGCGCGGCCCGATTTCCTGCTGGTCGCGGTGCTGTTCTGGGCGCTGCACCAGCCTGCGCGCGTCGGTTTCGCCACCGCCTTCCTGCTCGGCTTGCTGACCGACTTCCAGGACGGCCCCGTGTTCGGCCAGCACGCGATCGCCTATGTGATGGCCGCGTACCTGGTGCAGTTCCTGCGCCTGCGGCTGCTGCAGTTCGAGCCGCTGCGCCAGGCCGCGCAGATGTTCCCGATCCTGCTCGGCGCGCAGCTGGTGGTGCTGCTGGTCGGCTGGCTGGCGGTCAATCCGCCGGCGGGGCTGGACATCCTGATTCCGGTGCCGGCGAGCACCCTGCTGTGGTACCTGGTGGCCCTGTTCGGGCGCATCTGGCATGGCAAGGGCGCGCCCCACCGCGCATGA
- a CDS encoding septal ring lytic transglycosylase RlpA family protein gives MNTKSFLGVAVLALVLAGCATAPPAKQAARTPPPAKGGYYLDDGPEANPPANLDAVPDAVPRKEPLNRFANRAYVALGTTYTPQTTYQPYVEEGVASWYGRRFNGKKTASGERYDMYAMTAAHPTLPIPSYARVTSLDTGKSVVVRVNDRGPFHSRRIIDLSYTAAHKLGFLARGSGRVRVESIDPDGGDAGGKDSEDGIYLQVGAFSRADNARALRDRLERLLDIDASQTRVVLDGRLHRVQLGPYASDDAAQTDRARVRERLDLNAVLVKRD, from the coding sequence ATGAACACGAAATCCTTCCTGGGCGTCGCCGTTCTCGCATTGGTGCTTGCCGGCTGTGCCACCGCGCCGCCGGCCAAGCAGGCGGCGCGCACGCCCCCTCCCGCGAAGGGCGGCTACTACCTCGACGACGGCCCCGAGGCCAATCCGCCGGCGAACCTCGATGCGGTTCCCGACGCCGTGCCGCGCAAGGAGCCGCTGAACCGCTTTGCGAACCGCGCCTACGTCGCGCTCGGCACGACCTATACGCCGCAGACCACGTACCAGCCTTACGTCGAGGAGGGCGTGGCCTCGTGGTACGGCCGCCGCTTCAACGGCAAGAAGACCGCGTCCGGCGAACGCTACGACATGTACGCGATGACGGCGGCGCATCCGACGCTGCCGATCCCGAGCTATGCGCGCGTCACCTCGCTCGATACCGGAAAATCGGTCGTGGTGCGCGTCAACGACCGCGGTCCGTTCCACAGCAGGCGCATCATCGACCTGTCCTACACGGCCGCCCACAAGCTGGGCTTTCTGGCACGCGGCAGCGGCCGGGTGCGGGTCGAGAGCATCGATCCCGATGGCGGTGACGCCGGAGGCAAGGACTCCGAGGACGGCATCTATCTCCAGGTCGGCGCTTTTTCCCGCGCCGACAATGCGCGCGCGCTGCGCGACCGCCTCGAGCGCCTGCTCGACATCGACGCCAGCCAGACCCGCGTCGTGCTCGACGGCAGGCTGCACCGCGTGCAGCTCGGGCCCTACGCCAGCGACGATGCGGCCCAGACCGATCGTGCGCGGGTACGGGAACGCCTCGACCTGAATGCGGTCCTGGTCAAACGCGACTGA
- a CDS encoding YbeD family protein: protein MSDETLLTFPTDFPIKIMGERRDDFAQTMVELVLRHAPDFRPETVEMRASRSGNYLSLTVVVRATSKAQLDALYREITAHPWVKMAL from the coding sequence GTGAGCGACGAAACCCTGCTGACATTCCCGACCGATTTTCCCATCAAGATCATGGGCGAGCGGCGCGACGACTTCGCGCAGACCATGGTCGAGCTGGTGCTGCGGCACGCGCCGGACTTCCGGCCGGAAACGGTCGAGATGCGGGCCTCGCGCAGCGGCAACTATCTTTCACTGACGGTCGTCGTGCGTGCGACCTCGAAGGCGCAGCTCGACGCGCTGTACCGCGAGATCACCGCCCATCCCTGGGTGAAGATGGCGCTCTGA
- the gatA gene encoding Asp-tRNA(Asn)/Glu-tRNA(Gln) amidotransferase subunit GatA — protein sequence MNPFDASVSALAAQLATKQVSSRELAQAYLDRIAALNPAINAFITVDPAKTLAEAAAADALIAARKNGPLTGVPIAHKDIFCTDGWLTTCGSKMLHNFVAPYDATVVARFKAAGMPSLGKTNMDEFAMGSSNETSHFGAVKNPWDTARVPGGSSGGAAACVAARMAPAATGTDTGGSIRQPAAFAGITGLKPTYGLVSRYGMIAFASSLDQAGPMAPSAEDCALLLNVMTGFDSKDSTSLERDKEDYARDLDQPLAGLRVGLPKEFFAEGLNSEVAAAVEAAVNELKELGATTVEISLANSKLAIPVYYVLAPAEASSNLSRFDGVRYGHRAPEYADLNDMYAKTRAQGFGAEVKRRILIGTYVLSHGYYDAYYLQAQKIRRLIAHDFAEAFKACDVILGPTAPGTAFKLGEKSDDPVEMYLNDLYTIPANLAGLPGMSLPCGFDSKGLPIGLQLVGDYFSEAKMLNVAHQYQRVTDWHARRPEGLQ from the coding sequence ATGAACCCGTTCGACGCCTCCGTTTCCGCGCTCGCCGCGCAGCTGGCGACGAAGCAGGTGTCCAGCCGCGAGCTCGCGCAGGCCTACCTCGACCGCATCGCCGCGCTGAATCCGGCGATCAATGCCTTCATCACGGTCGACCCCGCGAAAACGCTGGCGGAGGCCGCCGCCGCCGATGCGCTGATCGCCGCCCGGAAGAACGGCCCGCTCACCGGCGTGCCGATCGCGCACAAGGACATCTTCTGCACCGACGGCTGGCTCACGACCTGCGGCTCGAAGATGCTGCACAACTTCGTCGCCCCCTACGACGCGACCGTGGTCGCGCGCTTCAAGGCGGCCGGCATGCCGAGCCTCGGCAAGACCAACATGGACGAGTTCGCCATGGGCTCGTCGAACGAGACCAGCCATTTCGGCGCGGTGAAGAACCCCTGGGATACCGCCCGCGTGCCGGGCGGCTCGTCGGGCGGCGCCGCCGCCTGCGTCGCCGCGCGCATGGCGCCGGCCGCCACCGGCACCGACACCGGCGGCTCGATCCGCCAGCCCGCCGCGTTCGCCGGCATCACCGGCCTCAAGCCGACCTACGGCCTGGTGTCGCGCTACGGCATGATCGCCTTCGCCTCCAGTCTCGACCAGGCCGGGCCGATGGCGCCGTCGGCCGAGGACTGCGCACTGCTTCTGAACGTGATGACCGGCTTCGACTCGAAGGACTCGACCAGCCTGGAGCGCGACAAGGAAGACTACGCGCGCGACCTCGACCAGCCGCTCGCCGGCCTGCGCGTCGGCCTGCCGAAGGAGTTCTTCGCCGAGGGCCTCAACAGCGAGGTCGCCGCGGCAGTGGAGGCGGCCGTCAATGAATTGAAGGAGCTCGGTGCGACGACGGTCGAGATCTCGCTCGCCAATTCCAAATTGGCCATCCCCGTCTATTACGTGCTGGCCCCGGCCGAAGCCTCGTCCAACCTGTCGCGCTTCGACGGCGTGCGCTACGGCCACCGCGCCCCCGAGTACGCCGATCTCAACGACATGTACGCCAAGACCCGCGCGCAGGGTTTCGGCGCCGAAGTGAAGCGGCGCATCCTGATCGGCACCTACGTCCTCAGCCACGGCTACTACGACGCCTACTATCTCCAGGCCCAGAAGATCCGCCGCCTGATCGCGCACGACTTCGCCGAGGCGTTCAAGGCCTGCGACGTCATCCTCGGTCCCACTGCGCCCGGCACCGCGTTCAAACTGGGCGAAAAGTCGGACGACCCGGTCGAGATGTACCTCAACGACCTCTACACGATCCCCGCCAACCTCGCCGGCCTGCCGGGCATGTCGCTGCCGTGCGGCTTCGACTCGAAGGGCCTGCCGATCGGCCTGCAGCTCGTCGGCGACTATTTCAGCGAGGCGAAGATGCTCAACGTCGCCCATCAGTACCAGCGCGTCACCGACTGGCACGCCCGTCGTCCGGAGGGCCTGCAATGA
- the rodA gene encoding rod shape-determining protein RodA, giving the protein MPRTSHWIIRSLSHVDVILLVLVLLLLGISLAVVTSASGESPARITGHLVNIALALGVMVVMANVPPHLLSKVGPPLYAVGIVLLVGVALFGEIRNGARRWLDLGFMAFQPSELLKLALPLMLAWYFQRNEGGLRTKHFFVAGALLAMPFLLILRQPDLGTALLIGASGFYLLFFAGLPWKVIVGGGALGAASLPVVWGLMHDYQRQRILTLLDPSSDPLGAGYHIIQSTIAIGSGGLFGKGWMQGTQNQLDFIPERTTDFIYAVFGEEFGYVGAVLLVALYLAVVARGLLIAARAPTLFGRLMAATVSLNLFTYVFVNMGMVSGILPVVGVPLPLMSYGGTALLTLLLGIGILMSVATHRQLNKS; this is encoded by the coding sequence ATGCCTCGGACTAGCCACTGGATCATCCGCAGCCTGAGTCATGTCGACGTCATCCTGCTGGTGCTGGTGCTGCTGCTGCTCGGCATCAGCCTGGCCGTCGTGACGAGCGCCTCCGGCGAAAGCCCGGCCCGCATCACCGGGCATCTGGTCAATATCGCGCTCGCGCTCGGCGTGATGGTGGTGATGGCCAACGTGCCGCCGCACCTGCTGTCCAAGGTCGGGCCGCCCCTGTATGCGGTGGGGATCGTGCTGCTGGTCGGCGTCGCGCTGTTCGGCGAAATCCGCAATGGCGCGCGGCGCTGGCTGGACCTGGGATTCATGGCGTTCCAGCCGTCTGAACTGCTGAAGCTCGCGCTGCCGCTGATGCTGGCCTGGTATTTCCAGCGCAACGAGGGCGGGCTGCGCACGAAGCACTTCTTCGTCGCCGGCGCCCTGCTGGCGATGCCCTTCCTGCTGATCCTGCGCCAGCCCGACCTCGGCACGGCGCTGCTGATCGGCGCCTCCGGCTTCTACCTGCTGTTCTTCGCCGGCCTGCCGTGGAAGGTCATCGTCGGCGGCGGCGCGCTGGGGGCGGCGAGCCTGCCGGTGGTGTGGGGGTTGATGCACGACTATCAGCGGCAGCGCATCCTGACCCTGCTCGATCCCTCGTCCGATCCGCTCGGTGCCGGCTACCACATCATCCAGTCGACCATCGCCATCGGCTCGGGCGGCCTGTTCGGCAAGGGCTGGATGCAGGGAACGCAGAACCAGCTCGATTTCATTCCCGAGCGCACCACCGACTTCATCTATGCGGTGTTCGGCGAGGAATTCGGCTACGTCGGCGCCGTCCTGCTGGTGGCGCTCTACCTGGCCGTCGTCGCGCGCGGGCTGCTGATCGCGGCGCGGGCACCGACCCTGTTCGGGCGCCTGATGGCGGCGACCGTGAGCCTCAATCTCTTCACCTACGTGTTCGTCAACATGGGCATGGTGTCCGGCATCCTCCCCGTGGTCGGCGTGCCCCTGCCGCTGATGAGCTACGGCGGCACCGCCCTGCTCACGCTGCTGCTCGGCATCGGCATTCTGATGAGCGTGGCGACGCACCGGCAGCTCAACAAGTCGTGA
- a CDS encoding D-alanyl-D-alanine carboxypeptidase family protein: protein MKHFWLGLALLFSFSVSAWAGPAGIAARAWIVIDQASGRELASQQADLPLAPASLTQMMTAYVLLDDIRRNKLNLGQMVTVPAAAVQMDGSRVFLQAGEKLSVETLLQAMLLESASDATVALVTAASGSEAAFVARMNQEARRLGMTRTRFVNATGLDAPGQEASARDLALLGRVLARDFPDRLALFGQRELPFKGVTYFNGNRLLWRDSTVTGLKAGRTPQAGYCLAASAQRGDQGRIAVVLNARSDGQRTQDALRLLNYGFENFDSVLLYRAGQTVKEMKVYRGEQPTVSMGFAQDFHMLVPHGGAARVKAEVITRQPMLAPLNRGQRIGTLRLTLDGHLLGDYPLVALQDVGVAGLLGRGWDSIRLLFAK from the coding sequence ATGAAGCATTTCTGGCTGGGGCTGGCGCTCCTTTTTTCCTTTTCCGTATCGGCCTGGGCGGGGCCTGCCGGCATCGCGGCGCGCGCGTGGATCGTGATCGACCAGGCGAGCGGGCGCGAGCTGGCTTCCCAGCAGGCCGACCTGCCGCTGGCGCCGGCGTCGCTGACGCAGATGATGACCGCCTACGTCCTGCTCGACGACATCCGCCGGAACAAGCTGAACCTGGGCCAGATGGTGACGGTACCCGCGGCGGCCGTGCAGATGGACGGCTCGCGCGTCTTCCTGCAGGCGGGCGAGAAGCTCAGCGTCGAGACCCTGCTGCAGGCGATGCTGCTGGAATCGGCGAGCGACGCGACGGTGGCGCTGGTGACGGCGGCGTCCGGCAGCGAGGCCGCGTTCGTCGCGCGGATGAATCAGGAAGCGCGGCGCCTCGGCATGACCCGCACCCGCTTCGTGAACGCCACCGGCCTCGATGCGCCGGGACAGGAAGCGAGCGCGCGCGACCTGGCGCTGCTGGGCCGGGTACTGGCGCGCGATTTCCCCGACCGGCTGGCGCTGTTCGGGCAGCGCGAACTGCCGTTCAAGGGCGTCACCTATTTCAACGGCAACCGCCTGCTGTGGCGCGACAGCACGGTGACCGGCCTGAAGGCCGGGCGCACGCCCCAGGCAGGCTATTGCCTGGCGGCGTCGGCCCAGCGCGGCGACCAGGGGCGCATCGCCGTGGTGCTCAATGCGCGCTCGGACGGCCAGCGGACGCAGGATGCGCTGCGCCTGCTCAACTACGGCTTCGAAAATTTCGATAGCGTGCTGCTGTATCGTGCCGGGCAGACGGTCAAGGAAATGAAGGTCTACCGCGGCGAGCAGCCCACGGTCAGCATGGGCTTCGCGCAGGACTTCCATATGCTGGTGCCGCACGGCGGCGCGGCGCGGGTCAAGGCCGAGGTCATCACGCGGCAGCCGATGCTGGCTCCGCTGAACCGTGGCCAGCGCATCGGGACCTTGCGGCTCACGCTCGACGGCCACCTGCTTGGCGACTATCCGCTGGTCGCGCTGCAGGATGTCGGCGTCGCCGGCCTGCTGGGGCGCGGCTGGGACTCGATCCGGCTGCTCTTCGCGAAATGA
- a CDS encoding rod shape-determining protein has product MFKFLTSYFSTDLAIDLGTANTLIYVRDRGIVLDEPSVVSIRTDSAAGGKRTVQAVGAEAKLMLGRTPGNLQAIRPMKDGVIADFTVTEQMLKYFIKKVHDTRMLRPSPRIIICVPCGSTQVERRAIRESAIGAGARQVYLIEEPMAAAIGAGLPVAEATGSMVVDIGGGTTEVGVISLGGVVYANSVRVGGDRMDEAIINYIRRNYGMLIGEATAEEIKKRMGSAFPGAEVMEMEVKGRSLAEGVPRSFNVSSNEILEALTEPLNAIVSAVKQALEQTPPELGADIAEKGMVLTGGGALLRDLDRLLMEETGLPVIVADDPLTCVVRGSGRALEEMDKLASVFTNE; this is encoded by the coding sequence ATGTTCAAGTTTCTGACCAGCTATTTCTCGACCGATCTCGCGATCGACCTCGGTACCGCCAACACGCTGATTTACGTGCGCGACCGCGGCATCGTTCTCGACGAGCCTTCGGTCGTGTCGATCCGCACCGACTCGGCGGCAGGCGGCAAGCGCACGGTGCAGGCCGTGGGCGCGGAAGCCAAGCTGATGCTGGGGCGCACGCCGGGCAACCTGCAGGCGATCCGGCCGATGAAGGACGGCGTGATCGCCGACTTCACCGTCACCGAGCAGATGCTCAAGTATTTCATCAAGAAGGTGCACGACACACGCATGCTGCGGCCCAGCCCGCGCATCATCATCTGTGTGCCGTGCGGCTCGACCCAGGTGGAGCGGCGCGCGATCCGCGAATCGGCGATCGGCGCCGGCGCGCGCCAGGTCTACCTGATCGAGGAGCCGATGGCGGCGGCGATCGGCGCCGGCCTGCCGGTGGCCGAGGCGACCGGCTCGATGGTCGTCGACATCGGCGGCGGCACCACCGAGGTCGGCGTGATCTCGCTTGGCGGCGTGGTGTACGCGAACTCGGTGCGTGTCGGCGGCGACCGCATGGACGAGGCCATCATCAACTACATCCGCCGCAACTACGGCATGCTGATCGGCGAGGCCACCGCCGAGGAGATCAAGAAGCGGATGGGGTCGGCCTTCCCGGGTGCCGAGGTCATGGAGATGGAAGTCAAGGGCCGCAGCCTCGCCGAGGGCGTGCCGCGCAGCTTCAACGTGTCGTCCAACGAAATCCTCGAGGCGCTGACCGAGCCGCTGAATGCCATCGTGAGCGCGGTGAAGCAGGCGCTGGAGCAGACGCCCCCCGAGCTGGGCGCCGACATCGCCGAGAAGGGCATGGTCCTGACCGGCGGCGGCGCGCTGCTGCGCGATCTCGACCGGCTGCTGATGGAAGAGACCGGCCTGCCGGTGATCGTCGCCGACGATCCGCTGACCTGCGTGGTGCGCGGCTCGGGCCGCGCGCTTGAGGAGATGGACAAGCTGGCGTCGGTGTTCACCAACGAGTGA
- the gatC gene encoding Asp-tRNA(Asn)/Glu-tRNA(Gln) amidotransferase subunit GatC, with product MSLSQDDVKRIARLARIEIDDAQAQATQTQLNTIFDLIAAMQAVDTSGIEPMAHAQEVSQRLREDRVTETDRHAAFQAIAPAVENGLYLVPRVIE from the coding sequence ATGTCCCTCAGCCAGGACGACGTCAAGCGCATCGCCCGCCTTGCGCGCATCGAAATCGACGATGCCCAGGCGCAGGCGACGCAGACCCAGCTCAACACGATTTTCGACCTCATCGCCGCCATGCAGGCGGTGGACACGTCCGGCATCGAGCCGATGGCGCACGCGCAGGAAGTCTCCCAGCGCCTGCGCGAGGACCGCGTCACCGAAACCGACCGCCATGCCGCGTTCCAGGCCATCGCCCCGGCGGTGGAGAACGGCCTCTACCTCGTCCCCAGGGTGATCGAATGA
- a CDS encoding D-amino acid aminotransferase, with protein sequence MNVYLNGRFLPLAEAKISVLDRGFLFGDGVYEVVPVYSGKPFRLESHLRRLQASLDGIRLANPHDEAAWRALIGQLIAQQGSEDQSVYVQVTRGLPGEGEPLRDHPFPQAAVPTVFMLAQPLVTASPAQKAAGVCAVTAADDRWLRCNIKASALLANILLRQQSVDAGCAETVMLRDGYLTEGAASNIFVVKDGVLLAPPPSNLMLTGITYDVVLELAAAHGIPHVVRPVGEAELRGADELWMTSSTKEIMAIVRLDGAPVGAGVPGPLAQRMDALYQTFKREVMRA encoded by the coding sequence ATGAACGTCTACCTCAACGGGCGGTTCCTGCCGCTCGCCGAGGCGAAGATCTCGGTGCTCGATCGCGGCTTCCTGTTCGGCGACGGCGTGTACGAGGTCGTGCCGGTCTACTCGGGCAAACCGTTCCGGCTCGAATCGCACCTGCGCCGCCTGCAGGCCAGCCTCGACGGCATCCGCCTGGCCAATCCGCACGACGAGGCGGCGTGGCGTGCGCTCATTGGCCAGTTGATCGCGCAGCAGGGAAGCGAAGACCAGTCGGTCTACGTCCAGGTGACGCGCGGCCTGCCAGGCGAAGGCGAGCCGCTGCGCGACCACCCGTTTCCGCAGGCCGCGGTGCCGACCGTCTTCATGCTCGCGCAGCCGCTGGTGACGGCATCGCCCGCGCAGAAGGCCGCCGGCGTCTGCGCCGTCACCGCCGCCGACGACCGCTGGCTGCGCTGCAACATCAAGGCGAGCGCGCTGCTGGCGAACATCCTGCTGCGCCAGCAGTCGGTCGACGCCGGTTGCGCCGAGACGGTCATGCTGCGCGACGGCTACCTGACCGAGGGCGCGGCGAGCAACATCTTCGTGGTGAAGGACGGCGTGCTGCTCGCGCCGCCGCCGTCGAACCTGATGCTCACCGGCATCACCTACGACGTGGTGCTGGAACTCGCCGCCGCGCACGGCATTCCCCACGTCGTCCGCCCGGTCGGCGAGGCCGAGCTGCGCGGTGCCGACGAGCTGTGGATGACCTCGTCGACCAAGGAGATCATGGCCATCGTCCGGCTCGACGGCGCGCCCGTCGGCGCCGGCGTGCCGGGACCGCTGGCACAACGGATGGATGCCCTGTACCAGACTTTCAAGCGCGAGGTGATGCGGGCGTGA